The following are from one region of the Quercus robur chromosome 1, dhQueRobu3.1, whole genome shotgun sequence genome:
- the LOC126689524 gene encoding uncharacterized protein LOC126689524, with protein MQESEAQIEGVNVAFKEPVHKSLDRIKNESFFRWPNKMGGDPSRRNQNLYCTYHIDKRHTTEQCRVLKDNLGQLVKARYLKEFVVDSGNRDAGQGALQKGNPLPPPLGVIEVIHAAPRSAATVRRVLTVACAEGQSPEKRMKVGRLTISFDEEDLEVTIQPHDDALVVTARINGFLVKGVMIDQGSGADVMYPDLFEGLELKNQDLVKYDTPLVSFDEKLVIPKGQIFLSVNMEGKEVMVTFIVVRSFSPYTAILRRSWIHAMKAIPSTLHVKVKFPTEYGVVVVRGNQRVARQCLVTAVRWKGEQVGQTESTEIATL; from the coding sequence ATGCAGGAATCAGAAGCGCAAATTGAAGGAGTGAATGTGGCATTCAAAGAACCGGTGCATAAAAGTCTAGATCGGATTAAGAACGAGTCGTTCTTCaggtggccgaacaagatggggggcgacccatctcggaggaatcAAAACTTGTACTGCACATACCACATAGACAAaaggcacaccaccgagcaatGTCGAGTATTAAAAGATAATCTGGGGCAACTAGTAAAGGCAAGGTATTTGAAAGAGTTCGTAGTGGATTCCGGTAACCGAGATGCCGGCCAGGGTGCTCTGCAGAAAGGGAATCCCCTCCCACCACCGTTGGGAGTGATCGAGGTTATCCACGCTGCCCCGAGGAGTGCGGCCACAGTTAGAAGAGTATTGACAGTGGCCTGCGCGGAGGGACAATCACCCGAGAAAAGGATGAAAGTTGGTCGGCTGACAATCTCTTTTGACGAGGAAGATTTAGAGGTGACGATCCAACCTCATGATGATGCATTGGTAGTAACAGCACGGATAAACGGCTTCTTGGTGAAAGGAGTGATGATAGACCAGGGAAGCGGAGCTGATGTAATGTACCCAGATTTGTTCGAGGGGCTCGAATTAAAGAATCAGGACTTGGTGAAATATGATACGCcgttggtctcgtttgacgaaAAATTGGTGATTCCCAAAGGTCAAATTTTTCTCTCGGTGAATATGGAAGGTAAGGAAGTAATGGTGACCTTCATAGTAGTCAGGTCGTTCTCGCCGTACACTGCAATCCTAAGAAGGTCGTGGATTCACGCAATGAAGGCTATTCCGTCCACCCTGCACGTGAAAGTTAAATTTCCCACCGAGTATGGAGTTGTCGTGGTACGGGGAAACCAGCGAGTGGCTAGGCAGTGTCTGGTCACCGCGGTCAGGTGGAAGGGCGAACAAGTTGGACAAACAGAATCCACCGAAATAGCAActttatag
- the LOC126725980 gene encoding uncharacterized protein LOC126725980, with the protein MGTEDQKPVAEEGHAVGSCEATIVVPVHKAEDSMGITEETPHVHHWKRRNLFLEIPSRTSGEPSQDFVGIKISSTPTPTPKKVNFLPTPGYSDERITGSPGPSSTRGKSSIRNLLPKLSFMYRTSSDVEKATNLASEASSTGAQEKPLISRSYSLTKIFTPRVKRTSSLPVTPIAHSNLEAVHIGSVGGAGPINSSRKGVRVQIARSLSVPINNKERSIRRMDSFFRVIPSTPRVKDGDAISNASPTKDADNNDDDGEDIAEEEAVCRICLVELCEGGETLKMECSCKGELALAHQECAVKWFSIKGNKTCDVCKQDVQNLPVTLLRIQSMRTRNTGASRTLEDATGNRVWQEVPVLVIISMLAYFCFLEQLLVGNMGTGAIAISLPFSCVLGLLSSMTSSTMVKRRFVWVYASVQFALVVLFAHIFYSLVSLQAVLSILLATFAGFGVAMSGSSILVEFFRLRRRWQAQLEQRNGSQVMTRPGQFPRSLNSPRIVPPERRHQTEVQNPETFSGV; encoded by the exons ATGGGAACCGAGGACCAGAAGCCTGTAGCTGAGGAAGGCCATGCCGTTGGTTCATGTGAAGCAACAATTGTTGTCCCAGTTCACAAG GCTGAAGACTCAATGGGAATAACTGAAGAAACCCCACATGTTCATCACTGGAAGCGGCGAAATCTCTTCCTAGAGATTCCCTCCAGAACATCAGGAGAGCCCTCTCAGGATTTTGTTGGAATAAAGATATCCTCAACACCAACTCCCACTCCCAAGAAAGTTAATTTTCTGCCAACACCTGGTTATTCTGATGAAAGAATTACTGGGTCTCCAGGGCCCTCCTCAACTAGAGGCAAATCATCCATAAGAAATCTTTTACCAAAATTAAGCTTCATGTATCGAACTTCCTCAGATGTTGAGAAGGCCACCAACCTAGCTTCTGAAGCTTCATCTACAGGGGCACAAGAAAAGCCTTTGATCTCAAGGTCATATTCacttacaaaaattttcactcCTAGGGTGAAGAGAACATCATCACTACCTGTAACTCCAATTGCACATTCAAACCTGGAAGCTGTGCATATTGGAAGCGTAGGTGGAGCTGGACCTATAAATTCAAGT AGAAAAGGAGTACGAGTGCAGATAGCTCGCTCTCTTTCAGTCCCTATAAACAACAAAGAGAGAAGCATTAGGAGGATGGATTCATTTTTCCGTGTAATTCCTTCTACACCTCGAGTGAAGGATGGAGATGCAATTTCAAATGCTTCCCCCACCAAGGATGCTG ATAACAATGATGACGATGGTGAAGACATAGCTGAAGAAGAGGCTGTCTGTAGAATTTGTCTGGTTGAACTGTGTGAAGGAGGTGAGACTCTCAAGATGGAGTGCAGCTGCAAAGGTGAACTTGCTCTCGCCCACCAAGAATGTGCTGTAAAATGGTTCAGCATCAAGGGTAACAAGACCTGTGATGTGTGCAAGCAAGATGTTCAGAATTTACCTGTCACTCTTTTACGTATTCAAAGTATGCGAACTCGAAATACTGGAGCAAGTAGAACACTAGAAGATGCTACTGGAAACAG GGTTTGGCAGGAGGTACCAGTACTTGTCATTATCAGCATGCTGGCCTACTTTTGTTTCCTTGAGCAGCTCCTG GTTGGGAATATGGGTACTGGTGCGATCGCTATATCACTTCCATTTTCCTGTGTACTGGGTCTACTCTCATCCATGACCTCATCAACCATGG TGAAGAGAAGATTTGTCTGGGTCTATGCATCGGTTCAGTTTGCTCTGGTGGTTCTCTTTGCACATATATTTTACTCTCTG GTATCTTTGCAAGCAGTCTTGTCGATTTTGCTGGCAACATTTGCTGGTTTTGGTGTCGCAATGAGTGGGAGTTCCATCCTTGTCGAGTTTTTTAGATTGCGAAGAAGATGGCAGGCCCAGTTAGAGCAGCGTAATGGTTCACAAGTGATGACTCGACCAGGCCAATTCCCTAGATCGTTAAACTCACCACGGATAGTCCCCCCTGAACGCCGCCACCAAACTGAAGTTCAAAATCCAGAAACGTTTAGTGGGGTTTGA
- the LOC126725975 gene encoding uncharacterized protein LOC126725975, with product MEYRIPSTMNVPTTAQRLPLLNARAFHFLSLPLRGASKFGSHVPILCHSRRVRVGLSNKMALSLENCDVGVENKLGVVRPATEHYAKEAIQALKTEKVIVVPTDTIYGFACDACSMEAVNRIYKIKGREHTRPLAICVGDVSDIMRFAVTDYLPQGLLDSLLPGPVTVVLRRGESSILEKSLNPGLDSIGVRVPDCNFIRAIARGLGSALALTSANLSGQPSSVCIKDFENLWQHCAFVYDGGVLPSGRAGSTIVDLTRLGKYKIIRPGSANEETIAILERHSLLEEATAT from the exons ATGGAATACCGAATACCCAGTACGATGAATGTTCCAACAACAGCACAAAGACTACCTCTTCTCAATGCTCGTGCCTTTCacttcctctctctccctctccgaG GTGCTTCCAAGTTTGGCTCACATGTGCCAATATTGTGTCATAGTAGGAGAGTGAGAGTGGGGTTGTCGAATAAAATGGCTCTGAGTTTGGAAAACTGCGATGTGGGCGTTGAAAATAAGCTGGGGGTGGTTCGCCCTGCCACTGAACACTACGCTAAGGAGGCAATTCAAGCACTTAAAACTGAGAAGGTTATTGTAGTGCCTACCGATACAATTTACGGGTTCGCTTGTGATGCCTG TTCTATGGAAGCAGTGAATCGGATTTACAAGATTAAAGGACGTGAACATACACGCCCTTTGGCAATATGTGTTGGGGATGTATCAGATATAATGCGCTTTGCTGTCACGGACTATTTGCCTCAGGGCTTGCTTGATTCTCTACTGCCAGGGCCTGTTACTGTTGTATTAAGGCGAG GAGAGTCAAGTATTCTTGAGAAGTCTTTGAACCCAGGATTGGATAGCATAGGAGTCCGAGTGCCTGACTGTAACTTTATCAGGGCTATTGCTCGTGGTTTGGGAAGTGCACTGGCCCTTACCAGTGCAAATCTGAGTGGGCAGCCAAGTAGTGTCTGCATCAAAGATTTTGAGAACCTGTGGCAACACTGTGCATTTGTTTATGATGGTGGTGTGCTTCCATCTGGTCGAGCAGGCTCAACAATTGTGGACCTCACCAGGCTAGGAAAGTACAAGATTATTAGACCTGGAAG TGCAAACGAAGAGACTATTGCAATTCTTGAAAGACATTCTCTACTAGAAGAAGCAACAGCTACTTGA